DNA from Candidatus Binatia bacterium:
TCCTCCCAGTTGAGGGCAATGGCGACATCCAACGTGCCACCGGGATTCAGCACCTCACCCGTGGAAAGCCGCACACGGCACGACGATTCGCCGCCGCGAATCTGCGAGCCGAAGCTCTTGGTCATGATGGCGTGGTAACCCTCCAACGCCGCCGCCGTCATCAATGACTCACCCGCAGAGACGATGCCGTCCCCGCCTGAGCCGGCCATACCGATGATCAAATCGTTGTGCATGTTATCCCAGCCAGTGATATTAGTTTCATGACGCAAACCTTCCCCGCAAATCCGGTGGACCATAGCACTACTGATACGATAATTTCCAATGCGGAATACGCAGAGGTCCAAGAATCCTGGCTAATGGAAGAAGGGACTGTCGATTTTCTCGCCCGGCAACCTAACCCCCTGGCCCCCTTCCCGAAACGGGAAGGGGGAACCCATGGGACGAGCTTCGATAATGGGTCCCCCTCTCCGCGTCGGAGAGGGGTCAGGGGAGAGGTTTGGCTGGCTATTCGGAGTATACGACAGTCCCAGAAGGAAGAGGTGATTGGATGGAAAATGCTTCCTGCGATACGCACAGCGGGCCGTTGAAAGGTCTCAAGGTGGTCGAAATGGGCATCTGGGTGGCCGCGCCGGCGACAGGCGCCGTTCTGGGTGACTGGGGTGCCGAGGTGGTGAAAGTCGAAAACCCCTTGGGCGGCGACCCGGTCCGAGGCCTCATGGCGATGGGTGTCGCGTTCGAACCACCGATCAACCCCAGCCTGGAACTCGACAACCGCAACAAGCGCAGCGTCGCGGTGAACGTGCAGACGCCGGAGGGCAGCGCGGTGGTCAAGCGCCTGCTGCGCGATGCCGACGTGTTCGTCACCAACTTGCGCCGCAACGCCCTGCAGCGCGCTGGACTGACATATGAGGATGTACGGCAGGAGAACCCGCGCCTCATCTACGCGGCCTTGAGCGGATACGGCACGCGTGGGCCGGAGAAGGACCGGGCCGGCTTCGACTACGCCGCCTTCTGGGCACGTGCGGGCGCCATGGCATCCCTCGGCGAACCCGAGGGGCCGCCACCGACGCAACGCCCCGCCATGGGAGATCACCCCGCCGGGCTGTCCCTTGCCGGAGCGATCTGCGCCGCGCTGTATCACCGGGAACGCACCGGCGAAGGGCAGGAGGTCCATCTCTCGCTGTTCCAAGCCGGCCTGTGGATGATGGCCACCGACATCGAAGTCTGCCTCGTGACCGGGATGGGCTCGGCCCCAACCGGGCGGATGGTGCCGAACCCGCTCTGGAATCACTACAAGGCCAAAGACGAGAAGTGGTTTCATCTGGTGATGCTGCAGCCGGACCGGTACTGGAAGGGATTCTGTGAGGCCATCGCACGTCCGGACTTGGTAGACGATGAGCGCTACGCCACGGTCTTCACGCGGGCGCAGCACAGCCTGGAGTTCATCGCTCTGCTCGACTCGATCTTCGCCACCAAGACGCGGGCGGAGTGGGGCGAGATCTTCGACCGTTTCGACCTGGTATGGGGGCCGGTCCAAAGCGTCGCCGAGG
Protein-coding regions in this window:
- a CDS encoding CoA transferase — protein: MENASCDTHSGPLKGLKVVEMGIWVAAPATGAVLGDWGAEVVKVENPLGGDPVRGLMAMGVAFEPPINPSLELDNRNKRSVAVNVQTPEGSAVVKRLLRDADVFVTNLRRNALQRAGLTYEDVRQENPRLIYAALSGYGTRGPEKDRAGFDYAAFWARAGAMASLGEPEGPPPTQRPAMGDHPAGLSLAGAICAALYHRERTGEGQEVHLSLFQAGLWMMATDIEVCLVTGMGSAPTGRMVPNPLWNHYKAKDEKWFHLVMLQPDRYWKGFCEAIARPDLVDDERYATVFTRAQHSLEFIALLDSIFATKTRAEWGEIFDRFDLVWGPVQSVAEVVRDPQARALGAFAKVPHRTGQEIEVVRSPIEFGATPASVRHAAPELGEHTEEVLLEHGYTWEDIAALKEKGAIG